The genomic segment TAAAATTTTATTCATTGATCAATGGTTGAGTTAATATTTACATAACTTCAAAAATCGGAAGTTTTTAAAAAGAGTACTATTCGAACATGAATGTTCCATAATTGTATATATCATGGAAGTTTGTAGTTACAGGTTGCCACGTCCAACTGGTAGAATTGTAATCATAATCTACACGATACATGTTAACCCGCCAGATTGTTCCGGATTTCGGAATTCTGTTTTTCAATGGGATAAGTAATTCAAAAGGGATAAAAAATTCTGCTCTCCACTCATCAATTTGCTCACCGCTCGCAAGTTTCCCGCCAGTGGCAGATGTTTTGTGAATTGCTTTTCTGGTGTCACCACCACTATAGGTGTATTCAAATGGTATCCAGTGAGATTGCCCAGCGTTAGTTTTGGATACAAGAATGGGCAATTCATAGTTTAAAGGTGATAATTCATACTCAAAGTACACTTCTTCACTCTCATTTGGCCAAAGAAAAACTTCCACAACATCTTCTCTCCATATCTCCTCAAAATGAGAGGTAATTGATGCAGAAATCAGGTCATCATCACATCGAAATAGAAAGTAAATTCCAGTGTCTGAATAAAGAACCTTAACGAATGTTTTCCTTTTGCTGTCATTCTCGTGGTTTGTCCGCTGTGTTAGTTCAATCCAATTCGTTTTGGACCAGTTTTGGGATGATCCATCTCCAGTTACTGAAAAGTCATCAGTCTTCTGAACCTGTAGGGTAGAAAGTGCCTGTCCAACCAAGGTAGAGGTATTGAATACTGCTAAAAAAATTAAAAAAGAAATAATCAGCATTTTGTATAAAGATGAACTCTTTGACTTTATAGCCGAAGTTTTTAGGGAGGTATTTTTAAATACCATAATCTATTGGTCAATGAAGTTCAACAAGAATGATATTGAATGTACTTAAATACATAGTTAAAATAAATAATAAAAAATCACAATCTTAGAATAAAAGAATAAATAAAAATATTTAAATTACTTTCTTTTATTATTTGTATAAAAATTTTCGATTACTTATTTTATTCAGCCTATTAGCTTTGTTCACTAAAGATCGATATTTCAAGTAT from the Balneolaceae bacterium genome contains:
- a CDS encoding carbohydrate-binding family 9-like protein — encoded protein: MLIISFLIFLAVFNTSTLVGQALSTLQVQKTDDFSVTGDGSSQNWSKTNWIELTQRTNHENDSKRKTFVKVLYSDTGIYFLFRCDDDLISASITSHFEEIWREDVVEVFLWPNESEEVYFEYELSPLNYELPILVSKTNAGQSHWIPFEYTYSGGDTRKAIHKTSATGGKLASGEQIDEWRAEFFIPFELLIPLKNRIPKSGTIWRVNMYRVDYDYNSTSWTWQPVTTNFHDIYNYGTFMFE